The sequence CATGTCGACGGCTGGGACGACCCGCGCATGCCGACCATCGTCGGCGTGCGCCGGCGCGGCTTCACGCCGGACGGCATCAAGCTCTTTTGCGAGCGCATCGGCGTCACCAAGGTCGATTCGTGGATCGACATGAGCGTGTTCGAAGGCGCGCTGCGCGACGATCTCGACGACAAGGCGCCGCGCACGGCCGCCGTGCTCGACCCGCTGAAGCTCATCATCGACAACTACCCGGCCGATCTCACCGAGGAATGCGAGGCGCCCGTGCACCCGCATCATCCGGAGCGCGGCATGCGCAAGTTCCCGATCTCGCGCGAGTTGTGGATCGAACGCGATGACTTCACCGAAACGCCGCCGAAGGGGTATTTCCGGCTCTTCCCGGGCAACAAGGTGCGTCTGCGCTACGGCTACGTGATCGAATGCACGGGCGTTGACAAGGACGAGAACGGCAACGTGAGCGCCGTGCACTGCAACTACTATCCGGACAGCAAGTCCGGCACGGAAGGCGCGAACAACTACAAGGTGAAGGGCAACATCCACTGGGTCAGCGCGGCGCACGCGGTTCCGGCGGAAGTCCGTATCTACGACCGGCTCTTCAAGGAACCGCAGCCCGACGCGGGCGGCCGCGACTTCCTCGAAGCGCTGAACCCGGATTCGAAGCGCGTCGCCCACGCCTACCTCGAGCCGGGCGCCGGCGATGCGCAGCCCGAGGAGCGCTTTCAGTTCGAGCGGCACGGCTACTTCGTCGCCGACCGCTACGACACGAAGCCCGGCAAGCCGGTGTTCAACCGCATCGTCGGCTTGCGCGACACCTGGGGCAAGCCGGCCTGAATTTGCTTAAGGCGCGCTCGCGCAGGTCGTTTAACAATAATTCGTCGTCGAGTGGTTCACCCGGGGGATCGATGAAGTTGTCCGCTCGATTCATGCCGCTCGCAGGCGCGGCGGCGATGCTCCTTGCATTCGCCGCCCACGCCGACGAGCTCAAAGGCACGCTGAGAAAAATCCACGACGACAATGCGATCGCGCTGGGCGTGCATGAATCGTCGGTGCCGTTCGCCTATTCCGACGGTCACGACCGCACCGTCGGCTACTCGTACGCGATCGCGATGGAGATCGTCGGCGAAATCAAGCGAGAGCTGAACCTCCCGGGGCTGGTCGTGCGCAAGGTGCCGATCACGCCGCAAAACCGCATTCCGCTGATGATGAACAGCCAGATCGACCTCGAATGCGGTTCGACAACCCACACGCACGCTCGCGACGAGCAAGTCGCGTTCTCGAATAGCTTCTTTCAGTACTCGGTTCGCATGCTCGTCAAGAAGCAGTCGGGTATTGCGGACTTCCGTGATCTCGCCGGCAAGCCGGTCGTCACGACGGCCGGTTCCTCCGACGAGCGCCTGTTGCGCAAGCTGAACAGCGACGAGCAA comes from Trinickia violacea and encodes:
- a CDS encoding transporter substrate-binding domain-containing protein, translated to MKLSARFMPLAGAAAMLLAFAAHADELKGTLRKIHDDNAIALGVHESSVPFAYSDGHDRTVGYSYAIAMEIVGEIKRELNLPGLVVRKVPITPQNRIPLMMNSQIDLECGSTTHTHARDEQVAFSNSFFQYSVRMLVKKQSGIADFRDLAGKPVVTTAGSSDERLLRKLNSDEQLNMRIMSVRDHPEAFDALRTDRALAYVMDEPLLYGNKAEAVRPDDYAIVGTPLRQEVYACMLRKGDAPFKKLVDGVIARLETSGDAQKLYEAWFTQPIPPRGLNLNYSMSDEMKALFAHPNDKALD